AGGAGCTCACCTGGGGCAACCCTGACTTTGCAGACTATATTAACCACACCTTGTAGTCTCTAtatctgatgctttgacatcttggggCCTTGTTGACTCTGGAGGGACTGTGCCTCCCTGGGTTAGCTCATTCCTAGAGATAGCTGACAGCTCACCTGCCTGGAAGAATGTCCTTCATATGCAAAGCAAACACCCACATCCCAGCCACCTCCTCTATGGAGCTTTCACTCTCTGGGCCACTATCCACCAGCCCttatcaccccagggccaggtaccagacaccCAGGGACAGCCTCTAtgcccagagcctgctgaaatgATTCCAACTGGCCAATCCTAAGTCTGCCTACCCTGCCTCACCCACTCCTTCCCACTGAAACCACAATCAAGGCTCTTGCCCATGTTTTCTCCTCACTCCCAGTGCCTCCtgactgaccctggtgcttccccatgtggccctgcatggcACGGCACAAACCCTCCTCTTGGCATCTGAGTataacaaactatcttttcaatggcagttGTATTCTCATCTGTTGGCCTCACCATACCTAAATAAGAacaaaacctacattttaaaacaaagacgtGCAATGGGGTGTGGCCACTCTGGGCATTTAACATTCTCACCTGAACCAGCACTGTCTTTTCCTGACCAaaagaaaggggggtggggggagggggacagatgACTTTTCTTAATCAGGTTTCCTCGTCTAAACCACAGAACAAAAAAATAACTTGAGTGGCGATCTTCTTAATTGTCCCGAGAATGGTACCTGACCAGCCCCCCTCTAGACACAGAGAAGTAAATTCATTACAAACAGCAGGTGCTTTGGTGTACTAGGGCTTAATTCTCTTAGAGAACGTGGTTGGGAAATGTGATGAGTCTAACTTCTAGGTATAAATGAAAACCCTCAATCATCCCCCACAGCCACTGACAGGTCTGCCTCTTGGAAGAAATTCAGTGTGCCGGGAAGCGATGAAGGTGGTGCGGCGGGGTGTCCCCCTACCTGTGTGACCTGGATGAACGTTACCTGTGCTCGGTGATCCCCGACAGCGAACTGTATCACGGCGACGCCCGGGTTGTGGCCGTCCTCGATCCTCTCCACCGTGCTGGAGTCGATCTTCAGGTCGTTGCTGATCTCTGCGCTCTGGATGAAGTCTTCCGTCTTTAAGTCCTCCACTTTCTTCAGCTCCCCGTTGGCCAGCTGGATGATGGAGCCTTTCATGAAGTAGGGAGGCAGCGTAGGGGGCGCGGCTGCAGGGGTTGCCACCGACTGCACCACGGGCAGGTGGATCTGGGCCTGCACCATGGCTGGGTAGGCGGCCTGGGTGCCCAGGGCCTCGGGGCTGAAGTTCTCGCTCTTGGGAAGGGCGGTGGTGACGAACGTGTGAGGCACTGCAGCAAACTGGGGCGACGACGTGACGATGGCCGGGGCCGCACCCGACCCCTCCATGTCAGCACTGCCCACAGGGATGAGCAGGGGCTGGGTGCCGGGGAGGACCAGGTGCGGGGGCAGGCCGCCGGCGTAGGTGATCGCTTGCTGCTGGCTGCTCAGGTAGCCGATGACGGGCGGCTGAGTCCCTGCGTAGAAGGCTGTGGCCGGCAGCCCAACCGGGAGGGGCTCCGAAGCACTGTGTGTGGTCTGAATGACCGTGTGGGGGGACAGCGTGGCGACGGCGGCGGCCTTCACGCCTTCGGGGCCCAGGGCCTGCTGGGGGGACAGCGCGTAGGAGCGGTGCCCGGGCTTCCCTAGGTGCAGGCCGCTCTTGTCGTTGAGGGCGGACGGGGAGGCCTCTCGGTGGGTGACCTGCTGCACCTCCAGGTCGGCGGCGGGGGTGCTGCTGTTGGGCAGGACCATCACAGAGGCCCGCACCCCGGAGGAGTCGCGGCCGCCGTAGTCGGCGGGGCTGGGGTGGACCACCACGTGCCTGGACTCGTACGGGTGGGGAACGGCCTTGCCGCCCGCCTTCACCAGGCCCAGGTCGGCCGCGGTGGGCGCCCCGTACCTGCGGCCCTTCTCCATCTCCCCGTTCAGGATCTCCTTGGCCTGCACGCCCTGCTGCAGCCGGCTGCTCTCGGCTTTCTTGGTGGCCTCGCGGGTGACGAAGTGGCTGCCGGAGTCGGTGTACTGCACGACGACCTGCGGGGAGGGCCCCAGGGTGAGCGTGTGCGGGATCATCGTCTGGTGCGGGTGCAGGTGGACGGGGATGGCCGGCGGGGAGGCCGGGCGCGCGGCGCTCTGCGGCGAGCTGGAGATGTGCATGTACTGGTTCTGCTGGGTGGGTGGTGGGGACCCGGGGGGCAGGAGCCCCGCGGTCCTGCCcaagtgctgctgctgctgctcagcCTTGTGCCCCGAGGCTTGGCTCAGGCCGCCCATGTTGGCCAGCAGGGTAGAATAGGCCTCCAGCTGGGAGCGCTGGGATGGAGTGGCGGCCCCCGCGGCCGAGGCCACCGCGCTGGTGACGGGGCTGGCCGTGGGGGAGATCAGCTGAGAAGGGATGAAGCCGGCGTAGGGCCCGCCGTACTGGGAAGAGCCGATGAACTGTAAGGTGTGCGGCAGGTGGGCGTACTGCACGGGCGACACCGGGGCCCCGGACTGCGGGGGCGGGTACGCGGGCATCGTCGTGGTCGCCGGGACGGACCGGGGCGCGCTGGGCGGGGAGTAGTCCAGCCCCGCGGACAGCGCTTTGTGTAAACCTATTCCCTGCTGTAAACCGAGCTCCGCCGGGGGCCCCGCCGGCCCGAGCCGCCCGCCCGCGTGCCCCCGGCCGCCCGCGTGGCCCGGGAGCCATGCCACGCCCTCCGCGCGGTGGTTGTCGCTGGGCACAGCCGTGGCCTTGTCCTCCGAGGGCCGGCTGGTGGCGGGGATCTCGCGCTTCTTGGGAGGCAGGCATTCGTTACTGCGCTCTTGGTTGGATTTCATTTTTCGCCGTCCCCCCTCCACGGTGACCGTTTCACTCTCTGGCTGGCTCTGCTTTCAGTCTGATAAACGGAAAGTCACATTTGATTTCTGTAGGGGATCCAGGCTCTTCATGAGGAATCATCTCCCTGTGGGTGCGATCCGCCAGCAGCCGCCCTGGAatctgggaagaggaagagggtggggacaaggggaagaggagagggaggagagaggcgaTCAGAACATCAGCACCGGAAAAGAATGTCCTCCTCGAGATGGAGACTAAGCTTCTGGGGTCAACGTGAATTCCAACCACCAcccgcccgcccccgcccgccccaacATTAGAGCAGGTAAAACGCTGGCCATGCTGGTTAGGACATCAGGAAGATCATTACAACATGGAGCAAGTCAAAACCTCCTTTTTTATGGATTCAGCAGGTCTCCTAAGACACCTCTCTTAataccctctctctttttttcttttcagaaggtAGACAATGCATTTCTTAGTTTCGCTTCCAGAAACGCCGCTCCCACTCCTCAGCTCTATCTTTACCTCGCTGGGCAATCAAATGATGCCCACAAGGAGGATGACACCGGTGAAGGTCAGCCAGACCGACcctctgagccaggcactgggAGGGCAAGGTTAGGGACGGAAATCCTCAGCGGACTTCATACCTTACCTCTGAGTGCTCATCTGCCAAAGGCGCTACTCAAAGATTCCACTGACTCTGGGTCCATACTGGATCTACAACAATTCTCTTCCCTAACACGTGCATGCACGCACGTGCACAGACGCTATACACAGGCCAACTCAGCAGAGGGAGCCCCAAATAATCGTGTTCTCTACAAGTTTCCAAACAACCCCCAGTACAGCTACTCACATGGTAACAGAAAGCCAAAAGGAATCTGTTTGACAGTTAAAATAGGAACATggttatggttttaaaaaaatgcaataatcAGGCTGATGCATTGAGGGTGTCCTCAATGAGGGTGACTTTATGCTTGCTTTATCTCTGCCTCTTACTTCCTTTCCAAGTGGTCTCTGAATTTTCTCTCCACACGCTCCATAAAGGGTCAATCCACCCTTAACCCTAGAGATGAAACCTCTGCTGGACCCATCAGGCCTGAATGTTTCAACCTGGACATACAAGTAGTGAGCCTGGAGCCACTTTTCATGGACACCTAATCTCAGCCTTTCAGGAACCACCGAACTCTGTTACCATGACTGTGTAGGCAGACAGATGCCCACCTGGCAAGAGGCAGATCATCAATGGAACCAACAGGGACCAGGCTTACAGGCGGCAGTTGTGAGGGCCGCCTACAGGCAGCAGCTGCAGCCGTGAGCCCTGTCACGCGCTGTGATCCTGGGAAGCCTTGGATCAGGCTCTGGGAACTCCAGGCCCTGGGTTTTTAGCATTTCTCCTATGCAGACCCGCTTCTCTATAGTCTGATGTCAAAACAGACACAGTTAAGGCAGCAGTTTTCAGCACTACCCTCCCCGACCTAGGGCTTTGTAAGTCCCAGATAACTGCATTCTGTATAGCCTTCTTTTATGAAATGCATGGCACGTAATTTACACCCAATATGTGCCAATAGATTAAGATGACAGTGCTATTTTCAAAACAATGatagaataaaattaaactaCAAAAACTGAAACAGTTGCCCCTTTTGACTGCTTAAAAAGTACTGATACTGATCTTTTATCTCTAGGTTTTAAGTCACTCTAAGAAAGAACTGCATAAGCTCTGTTCCCACACAGACTAGCAAAGGCAAGTCACTTAGGAGATGGACTCAAAGTGAACTGTTCCATGCGCCCCCTGCTGGCTCCACAGCAGCACTGATCCAATAAAACCCCACAGGATTTCATTAGGGAAGTTCATGCAAGAATAGTATGTCAGAATCCGGAATGAGAATATTTGCATATAGTAGGCCCAGCCAGTAAGGCAATAGGTTAATTAGCCCAAGGCAGCTCTAGGGAAGAAAAAATAGCAGCATAAAAGTCCTTTCAAAGCCAAGTAAAATGTCAAACACATTCAGAAAGAGGTCCATTAGCAATGCAAATGTAAAACTGCTGTACAACCGAATGCACCATACACAAACCTAGAAAACCCCTCTgaaggtactttttaaaaaagaactcagCTTTAGTGAATTTGAATGCTGGCTTGGTTCTCAGCAGTGCCTTGGTTTATTTACACTGTGTTGTTTTTTGAAAGACACTGGCTGACTTAGTTGGCCCTAAAGATCTCAGTATAGATTCCATGGCTGGTCTTCTGCTAATGGACCAACTAGGACATATCGGCCTTACCACACAAATTCAAATGTACTCTTCTGAAAAGTTGTCCATTGACAAACATCTTTTCCAGATAATACAAATGATAAATCAAGGATACAAAGATTAACTGGAGCGACCTGGGGCCAAACTGATACAAATTTCAACACTCCCTCCTCCTACATTTAGGTGGACCTTGTCTCCTATTTACCAGTGCAGCTTGGAGGAGTCGGGTCTCTCTAATTCTGGGGCATGTGTCCCTTTCTCTGTGTTTCGTTAGCTCTCTGTACTGTCTGTATCTCTGATCAGGGGAAATCATCGTGAGGGTAGGGACTGTATCTTGCTGTATTTTCAGTGAACCACGAGAGGGCGCCATAGGACGCCACCATGTCCCTGGTACATTGGATGATAGTTCATAAATTAAAAGAACAGAGAGGTAAATTATGAAGGTGCAAAGTACAGCagggaaaaggaagggagagagaaagagactagaaagaagagaagaaaaaaggagagtggATGCCTGCTTTTAGGGTCTCTTTCTAGCTGCAGACACATGGTCTCCATGTCCCTCATTGCCTTTTCAGTGCTGAAACGCACCAGTGGTTCAGCTGGGCCCACAAGGAGTTCACTTCCGGATGTACCTGTCACAACAGAGACACGGGGCCACACACCACTGTATAACTTCTAAGTTACCGAAGAGCCACACATGCAGATCATAGGTTTCAACATTATTATTAGGAAAGGGAA
This genomic interval from Balaenoptera ricei isolate mBalRic1 chromosome 11, mBalRic1.hap2, whole genome shotgun sequence contains the following:
- the ATXN1 gene encoding ataxin-1; its protein translation is MKSNQERSNECLPPKKREIPATSRPSEDKATAVPSDNHRAEGVAWLPGHAGGRGHAGGRLGPAGPPAELGLQQGIGLHKALSAGLDYSPPSAPRSVPATTTMPAYPPPQSGAPVSPVQYAHLPHTLQFIGSSQYGGPYAGFIPSQLISPTASPVTSAVASAAGAATPSQRSQLEAYSTLLANMGGLSQASGHKAEQQQQHLGRTAGLLPPGSPPPTQQNQYMHISSSPQSAARPASPPAIPVHLHPHQTMIPHTLTLGPSPQVVVQYTDSGSHFVTREATKKAESSRLQQGVQAKEILNGEMEKGRRYGAPTAADLGLVKAGGKAVPHPYESRHVVVHPSPADYGGRDSSGVRASVMVLPNSSTPAADLEVQQVTHREASPSALNDKSGLHLGKPGHRSYALSPQQALGPEGVKAAAVATLSPHTVIQTTHSASEPLPVGLPATAFYAGTQPPVIGYLSSQQQAITYAGGLPPHLVLPGTQPLLIPVGSADMEGSGAAPAIVTSSPQFAAVPHTFVTTALPKSENFSPEALGTQAAYPAMVQAQIHLPVVQSVATPAAAPPTLPPYFMKGSIIQLANGELKKVEDLKTEDFIQSAEISNDLKIDSSTVERIEDGHNPGVAVIQFAVGDHRAQVSVEVLVEYPFFVFGQGWSSCCPERTSQLFDLPCSKLSVGDVCISLTLKNLKNGSVKKGQAVDPTSVLLKHSKTDGLAGSRHRYAEQENGINQGSAQMLSENGELKFPEKIGLPAVPLLTKIEPSKPAATRKRRWSAPESRKLEKSEDEPPLTLPKPSLISQEVKICIEGRSNVGK